From a region of the Phaseolus vulgaris cultivar G19833 chromosome 6, P. vulgaris v2.0, whole genome shotgun sequence genome:
- the LOC137831231 gene encoding uncharacterized protein, with the protein MSKKYEGCVKTVECREGKPICCEESSDPDGSFYYFYATFFKKVLLRLPLSIFEKKLLTELNVASAQLHPNSWAFIRAFIVLCSQLDISPTVEVFLYFFEAKHTISKLWMSHVRALLNLFQCSYKNFKGKFVKVQASIGDPTLLDGFRLYWTPEPNFQSARRLEDLSPKDQGICEFWTSLKVVFDTSYLLTKEYFLGALKAYTERMLSNIGKVKMVERVRKMRAAANLSKDSLA; encoded by the exons ATGAGTAAAAAATATGAGGGGTGTGTTAAAACTGTGGAGTGTAGGGAGGGGAAACCTATTTGTTGTGAGGAGTCGTCGGACCCCGATGGTTCATTTTACTACTTTTACGCCACCTTTTTCAAGAAGGTTCTCCTTCGTCTTCCCCTATCCATTTTTGAAAAGAAGCTACTCACTGAGCTCAATGTAGCTTCTGCCCAGCTACACCCAAATAGTTGGGCATTCATCCgagcttttattgttttgtgttCACAGCTTGACATCTCACCAACTGTGGAAgtctttctttatttctttgagGCTAAACACACGATCAGTAAACTGTGGATGTCTCATGTAAGAGCTTTGCTTAACCTCTTCCAGTGTTCGTACAAAAATTTTAAAGGTAAATTTGTCAAAGTCCAAGCTTCAATAGGAGATCCAACCCTTTTGGATGGATTTCGCCTGTATTGGACCCCTGAGCCTAACTTCCAGAGTGCTCGGCGCTTGGAAGATTTGTCTCCAAAAGACCAGGGTATATGTGAATTTTGGACAAGCTTGAAGGTTGTCTTTGACACCTCTTATCTATTGACTAAAGAGTATTTCCTAGGCGCCTTGAAGGCCTATACTG AAAGGATGTTGTCCAACATTGGCAAAGTGAAGATGGTTGAGCGCGTTAGAAAGATGAGAGCAGCTGCTAACTTGAGCAAGGATTCATTGGCATAA
- the LOC137833440 gene encoding B3 domain-containing protein At5g24050-like translates to MRDLKTLKELVASITDAESLEKLSSKSFKPSLLDYAISQHAPHFYSEQELIQLHAFFKQLSSSFHQCVNTDNTPRITRKRKTQDIPKEETVVPKIKKLRVIVRCTTPPPPKELSLEFKNRINELSGCDLQFLMHKRLFHSDVKTNNNRLSMPIKEIRADFLTKEEITKLNERENGSNDGRLIGLEVIVLDPCLREYTLPIKMWSMNTNTYNLVKEWNKIVSANKFKEDQELQIWSFRVNNKLHLLLNKL, encoded by the exons ATGAGAGATTTGAAAACTTTAAAAGAATTGGTTGCAAGTATTACTGATGCAGAGTCTCTTGAAAAGTTATCTTCTAAGTCGTTCAAACCTTCTCTGTTAGATTATGCAATATCGCAACATGCTCCACACTTCTACAGTGAACAAGAATTGATTCAGCTTCATGCTTTTTTCAAACAACTTTCAAGTTCTTTTCATCAATGTGTGAATACTGACAACACACCAAGAATCACCAGAAAAAG AAAAACTCAGGATATTCCTAAAGAGGAAACCGTGGTTCCCAAGATTAAAAAACTAAGGGTAATTGTGAGATGTACTACACCACCACCACCAAAAGAATTGTCTCTAGAATTCAAGAATCGAATCAATGAGTTGAGTGGTTGTGATCTTCAATTTCTCATGCACAAGAGACTTTTTCATTCCGATGTGAAAACAAACAATAATCGTTTGTCAATGCcgataaaagaaataagagcTGACTTTCTCAccaaagaagaaattacaaagtTGAATGAAAGAGAAAATGGTAGTAACGATGGAAGACTTATTGGTTTGGAAGTGATCGTGTTGGACCCTTGCCTCAGAGAATATACTCTACCCATAAAAATGTGGAGTATGAACACAAACACCTACAATCTTGTAAAGGAATGGAACAAGATTGTGTCTGCTAACAAGTTCAAAGAAGACCAAGAACTACAAATATGGTCTTTCAGGGTTAACAACAAACTGCATTTGCTCCTAAACAAACTTTGA
- the LOC137833441 gene encoding B3 domain-containing protein At5g24050-like: protein MRDLKTLKELVASITDAESLEKLSSKSFKPSLLDYAISQHAPHFYSEQELIQLHVFFKQLSSSFHQRENTDNTPTIIRKRKTQDMPKEETVVPKIKKLRVIVRCTTPPPPKELPIEFKNRIKELSGCDLQFLMHKRLFHSDVKTNNNRLSMPIKEIRADFLTKEEITKLNERENGSNDGRLIGLEVIVLDPCLREYTLPIKMWSMNTNTYNLVKEWNKIVSANKFKEDQELQIWSFRVNNKLHLLLNKL from the exons ATGAGAGATTTGAAAACTTTAAAGGAATTGGTTGCAAGTATTACCGATGCAGAGTCTCTTGAAAAGTTATCTTCTAAGTCGTTCAAACCTTCTCTGTTAGATTATGCAATATCGCAACATGCTCCACACTTCTACAGTGAACAAGAATTGATTCAGCTTCATGTTTTTTTCAAACAACTTTCAAGTTCTTTTCATCAACGTGAGAATACTGACAACACACCAACAATCATCAGAAAAAG AAAAACTCAGGATATGCCTAAAGAGGAAACCGTGGTTCCCAAGATTAAAAAACTAAGGGTAATTGTGAGATGTACTACACCACCACCACCAAAAGAATTGCCTATAGAATTCAAGAATCGAATCAAAGAATTGAGTGGTTGTGATCTTCAATTTCTCATGCACAAGAGACTTTTTCATTCTGATGTGAAAACAAACAATAATCGTTTGTCAATGCcgataaaagaaataagagcTGACTTTCTCAccaaagaagaaattacaaagtTGAATGAAAGAGAAAATGGTAGCAACGATGGAAGACTTATTGGTTTGGAAGTGATCGTGTTGGACCCTTGCCTCAGAGAATATACTCTACCCATAAAAATGTGGAGTATGAACACAAACACCTACAATCTTGTAAAGGAATGGAACAAGATTGTGTCTGCTAACAAGTTCAAAGAAGACCAAGAACTGCAAATATGGTCTTTCAGGGTTAACAACAAACTGCATTTGCTCCTAAACAAACTTTGA